In a genomic window of Salminus brasiliensis chromosome 12, fSalBra1.hap2, whole genome shotgun sequence:
- the LOC140573509 gene encoding uncharacterized protein isoform X2, producing the protein MVQYPAVQMRGGKFTAVSHVRVKASDWEAEKPFTCQAEHPAISASAPMKTTLQKRGRSPSNVSLKINPPSAKDLFEHSKATITCVITGDDKNEVDGAVVSWTVGGSRRESSGTDNVKQTTPPFTKTSSLTLDQSEWFSGSEVECSTEREKTPFSDKIKVKKGGKPSIVFYKPEKDVRDTDTVSLLCEVRSSGLGDVYVMWKMNNGQYMEGSSTVYINEKNTAVVLSYLTVSGRAYNSAQFTCAVKDPNMVAGATPEQKTTSMNDFSLKINPPSAKDLFVRNTATITCVVTGDNKNEVDGAIVSWTVGGSRRRSSGTDNVKQTTPPFTKTSSLTLDQSEWFSGSEVECSTEKEKTPFSDKIKVKKGGKPSIIFYKPEKDVKDTDTVSLLCEVRSSDLGDVYVMWKMNNGQYMEGSSTVHINEKNTAVVLSYLTVSGKDYNSAQFACAVKDPNMVSGATPEQKTTSMNDFSLKINPPSAKDLFEQNKATITCVVTGDNKNEVGGSIVSWTVGGRRRGSSGTDNVKQTTPPFTKTSSLTLDQSEWFSGSEVKCSTEREKTPFSDKIKVKKGGKPSIVFYKPEKEVRDTETVSLLCEVRSSGLGDVYVMWKMNNGQYMEGSSTVHINEKNTAVVLSYLTVSGKEYNSAQFACVVKDPNMVAGATPEQKTTSMTDFSLKINPPSAKDLFVRNKATITCVVTGDSKNEVDGAVVSWTVGGRRRESSGTDNVKQTTSPFTKTSSLTLDQSEWFSGSEVECSTEREKTPFSDKIKVKKGGKPSIVFYKPEKEVRDTETVSLLCEVRSSDLGDVYVMWKMNNGQYMEGSSTVHINEKNTAVVLSYLTVSGKEYNSAQFACAVKDPNTVAGATPEQKTTSMDDFSLKINPPSAKDLFVRNKATITCVVTGDNKNEVDGAIVSWTVGGSRRRNSGTDHVKQTTPPFTKTSSLTLDQSEWFSGTEVMCSTEREKTPFSDKIKVKKGGKPSIVFYKPEKDVKDTETVSLLCEVRSSDLGDVYVMWKMNNGQYMEGSSTVHINEKNTAVVLSYLTVSGKDYNSAQFACAVKDPNMVAGATPEQKTTSMTVFSLKINPPSAKDLFVHNKATITCVVTGDSKNEVDGAVVSWTVGGRRRESSGTDNVKQTTSPFTKTSSLTLDQSEWFSGSEVECSTEREKTPFSDKIKVKKGGKPSIVFYKPEKEVRDTETVSLLCEVRSSDLGDVYVMWKMNNGQYMEGSSTVHTNEKNTAVVLSYLTVSGKEYNSAQFACAVKDPNTVAGATPEQKTTSMDDFSLKINPPSAKDLFVRNKATITCVVTGDNKNEVDGAIVSWTVGGSRRRSSGTDHVKQTTPPFTKTSSLTLDQSEWFSGTEVKCSTEREKTPFSDKIKVKKGGKPSIVFYKPEKDVKDTETVSLLCEVRSSDLGDVYVMWKMNNGQYMEGSSTVHINEKNTAVVLSYLTVSGKDYNSAQFACVVKDPNMVAGATPEQKTTSMTVFSLKINPPSAKDLFVHNKATITCLVTGDNKNEVDGAVVSWTVGGSRRESSGTDNVKQTTPPFTKTSSLTLDQSEWFSGSEVECSTEREKTPFSDKIKVKKGGKRPSILLYKPDKHVKDTERVSLLCEVSSSDLGDVYVMWKRNNDQYMEGNSTVHINEKNTAVVLSFLTVSGMEYNSAQFACAVKDPNMVAGATPEQKTTSMRELPAPDPGLYINCDKDIPEEDDFNSLWSTASSFIFLFLFTVIYSTALSLFKMK; encoded by the exons ATGGTGCAGTACCCAGCTGTGCAGATGCGGGGTGGCAAGTTCACAGCTGTGAGCCATGTGCGAGTCAAGGCCTCAGACTGGGAAGCAGAAAAGCCATTTACGTGCCAGGCGGAACATCCAGCTATCTCTGCAAGTGCACCTATGAAAACGACCCTGCAAAAGCGAG GGCGCTCTCCATCAAATGTCTCTCTGAAGATCAATCCACCATCAGCGAAGGATCTCTTTGAACATAGTAAAGCTACAATCACCTGTGTCATAACTGGTGATGATAAGAACGAAGTGGATGGAGCAGTCGTGTCATGGACAGTTGGAGGCAGCAGACGTGAAAGTAGTGGAACAGATAATGTTAAACAGACAACACCACCTTTTACTAAGACTAGCAGTTTGACCCTTGATCAGTCTGAATGGTTTTCGGGGTCAGAAGTGGAGTGCTCTACTGAAAGGGAAAAAACACCATTCTCAGACAAAATTAAGGTGAAGAAAGGAG GAAAACCTTCTATTGTCTTCTACAAACCTGAGAAGGACgtcagagacacagacactGTCTCCCTGTTGTGTGAGGTCAGGAGCTCTGGTCTGGGGGATGTGTATGTGATGTGGAAAATGAACAACGGTCAGTACATGGAAGGCAGCAGCACAGTTTATATCAACgaaaagaacacagcagttgTCCTCAGCTACTTAACTGTGTCTGGGAGGGCGTACAACAGTGCACAGTTCACTTGTGCTGTAAAAGACCCCAACATGGTGGCAGGAGCCACACCAGAACAGAAGACAACATCTATGA aTGACTTCTCTCTAAAGATCAATCCACCATCAGCGAAGGATCTCTTTGTACGTAATACAGCTACAATCACCTGTGTCGTAACTGGTGATAATAAGAACGAAGTGGATGGAGCAATCGTGTCATGGACAGTTGGAGGCAGCAGACGTAGAAGTAGTGGAACAGACAATGTTAAACAGACAACACCACCTTTTACTAAGACTAGCAGTTTGACCCTTGATCAGTCTGAATGGTTTTCGGGGTCAGAAGTGGAGTGCTctactgaaaaagaaaaaactccaTTCTCAGACAAAATTAAGGTGAAGAAAGGAG GCAAACCTTCTATTATCTTCTACAAACCTGAGAAAGACGTCAAAGACACAGACACTGTCTCCCTGTTGTGTGAGGTCAGGAGCTCTGATCTGGGGGATGTGTATGTGATGTGGAAAATGAACAACGGTCAGTACATGGAAGGCAGCAGCACAGTTCACATCaatgaaaagaacacagcagttgTCCTCAGCTACTTAACTGTGTCTGGAAAGGATTACAACAGTGCACAGTTTGCTTGTGCAGTGAAAGACCCCAACATGGTATCAGGAGCCACACCAGAACAGAAGACAACATCTATGA atgACTTCTCTCTAAAGATCAATCCACCATCAGCGAAGGATCTCTTTGAACAAAATAAAGCTACAATCACCTGTGTCGTAACTGGTGATAATAAGAACGAAGTGGGTGGATCAATCGTGTCATGGACAGTTGGAGGCAGAAGACGTGGAAGTAGTGGAACAGATAATGTTAAACAGACAACACCACCTTTTACTAAGACTAGCAGTTTGACCCTCGATCAGTCTGAATGGTTTTCAGGGTCAGAAGTGAAGTGCTCTACTGAAAGGGAAAAAACACCATTCTCAGACAAAATTAAGGTGAAGAAAGGAG GCAAACCATCTATTGTCTTCTACAAACCTGAGAAGGAAGTCAGAGACACTGAGACGGTCTCCCTGTTGTGTGAGGTCAGGAGCTCTGGTCTGGGGGATGTGTATGTGATGTGGAAAATGAACAACGGTCAGTACATGGAAGGCAGCAGCACAGTTCACATCaatgaaaagaacacagcagttgTCCTCAGCTACTTAACTGTGTCTGGAAAGGAGTACAACAGTGCACAGTTTGCTTGTGTAGTGAAAGACCCCAACATGGTAGCAGGAGCCACACCAGAACAGAAGACAACATCTATGA CTGACTTCTCTCTAAAGATCAATCCACCATCAGCGAAGGATCTCTTTGTACGTAATAAAGCTACAATCACCTGTGTCGTAACTGGTGATAGTAAGAACGAAGTGGATGGAGCAGTCGTGTCATGGACAGTTGGAGGCAGAAGACGTGAAAGTAGTGGAACAGATAATGTTAAACAGACAACATCACCTTTTACTAAGACTAGTAGTTTGACCCTCGATCAGTCTGAATGGTTTTCGGGGTCAGAAGTGGAGTGCTCTACTGAAAGGGAAAAAACACCATTCTCAGACAAAATTAAGGTGAAGAAAGGAG GCAAACCATCTATTGTCTTCTACAAACCTGAGAAGGAAGTTAGAGACACTGAGACTGTTTCCCTGTTGTGTGAGGTCAGGAGCTCTGATCTGGGGGATGTGTATGTGATGTGGAAAATGAACAACGGTCAGTACATGGAAGGCAGCAGCACAGTTCATATCaatgaaaagaacacagcagttgTCCTCAGCTACTTAACTGTGTCTGGAAAGGAGTACAACAGTGCACAGTTTGCTTGTGCAGTGAAAGACCCCAACACGGTGGCAGGAGCCACACCAGAACAGAAGACAACATCTATGG aTGACTTTTCTCTGAAGATCAATCCACCATCTGCGAAGGATCTCTTTGTACGTAATAAAGCTACAATCACCTGTGTAGTAACTGGTGATAATAAGAACGAAGTGGATGGAGCAATCGTGTCATGGACAGTTGGAGGCAGCAGACGTAGAAATAGTGGAACAGATCATGTTAAACAGACAACACCACCTTTTACTAAAACTAGTAGTTTGACCCTCGATCAGTCTGAATGGTTTTCAGGTACAGAAGTGATGTGCTCCACTGAAAGGGAGAAAACACCATTCTCAGACAAAATTAAGGTGAAGAAAGGAG GCAAACCTTCTATTGTCTTCTACAAACCTGAGAAGGACGTCAAAGACACAGAGACGGTCTCCCTGTTGTGTGAGGTCAGGAGCTCTGATCTGGGGGATGTGTATGTCATGTGGAAAATGAACAACGGTCAGTACATGGAAGGCAGCAGCACAGTTCACATCaatgaaaagaacacagcagttgTCCTCAGCTACTTAACTGTGTCTGGAAAGGATTACAACAGTGCACAGTTTGCTTGTGCAGTGAAAGACCCCAACATGGTGGCAGGAGCCACACCAGAACAAAAGACAACATCTATGA CTGTCTTCTCTCTAAAGATCAATCCACCATCAGCGAAGGATCTCTTTGTACATAATAAAGCTACAATCACCTGTGTCGTAACTGGTGATAGTAAGAACGAAGTGGATGGAGCAGTCGTGTCATGGACAGTTGGAGGCAGAAGACGTGAAAGTAGTGGAACAGATAATGTTAAACAGACAACATCACCTTTTACTAAGACTAGTAGTTTGACCCTCGATCAGTCTGAATGGTTTTCGGGGTCAGAAGTGGAGTGCTCTACTGAAAGGGAAAAAACACCATTCTCAGACAAAATTAAGGTGAAGAAAGGAG GCAAACCATCTATTGTCTTCTACAAACCTGAGAAGGAAGTTAGAGACACTGAGACTGTTTCCCTGTTGTGTGAGGTCAGGAGCTCTGATCTGGGGGATGTGTATGTGATGTGGAAAATGAACAACGGTCAGTACATGGAAGGCAGCAGCACAGTTCACACCaatgaaaagaacacagcagttgTCCTCAGCTACTTAACTGTGTCTGGAAAGGAGTACAACAGTGCACAGTTTGCATGTGCAGTGAAAGACCCCAACACGGTGGCAGGAGCCACACCAGAACAGAAGACAACATCTATGG aTGACTTTTCTCTGAAGATCAATCCACCATCTGCAAAGGATCTCTTTGTACGTAATAAAGCTACAATCACCTGTGTAGTAACTGGTGATAATAAGAACGAAGTGGATGGAGCAATCGTGTCATGGACAGTTGGAGGCAGCAGACGTAGAAGTAGTGGAACAGATCATGTTAAACAGACAACACCACCTTTTACTAAAACTAGTAGTTTGACCCTCGATCAGTCTGAATGGTTTTCAGGTACAGAAGTGAAGTGCTCCACTGAAAGGGAGAAAACACCATTCTCAGACAAAATTAAGGTGAAGAAAGGAG GCAAACCTTCTATTGTCTTCTACAAACCTGAGAAGGACGTCAAAGACACAGAGACGGTCTCCCTGTTGTGTGAGGTCAGGAGCTCTGATCTGGGGGATGTGTATGTGATGTGGAAAATGAACAACGGTCAGTACATGGAAGGCAGCAGCACAGTTCACATCaatgaaaagaacacagcagttgTCCTCAGCTACTTAACTGTGTCTGGAAAGGATTACAACAGTGCACAGTTTGCTTGTGTAGTGAAAGACCCCAACATGGTGGCAGGAGCCACACCAGAACAGAAGACAACATCTATGA CTGTCTTCTCTCTAAAGATCAATCCACCATCAGCGAAGGATCTCTTTGTACATAATAAAGCTACAATCACCTGTCTCGTAACTGGTGATAATAAGAACGAAGTGGATGGAGCAGTCGTGTCATGGACAGTTGGAGGCAGCAGACGTGAAAGCAGTGGAACAGATAATGTTAAACAGACAACACCACCTTTTACTAAGACTAGCAGTTTGACCCTCGATCAGTCTGAATGGTTTTCGGGGTCAGAAGTGGAGTGCTCTACTGAAAGGGAAAAAACACCATTCTCAGACAAAATTAAGGTGAAGAAAGGAG GCAAACGTCCTTCCATTCTCTTGTACAAACCTGATAAGCATGTCAAAGACACAGAGAGGGTCTCCCTGTTGTGTGAGGTCAGCAGCTCTGATCTGGGGGATGTGTATGTCATGTGGAAAAGGAACAACGATCAGTACATGGAAGGCAACAGCACAGTTCACATCAACgaaaagaacacagcagttgTCCTCAGCTTCTTAACTGTGTCTGGAATGGAGTACAACAGTGCACAGTTTGCTTGTGCAGTGAAAGACCCCAACATGGTAGCAGGAGCCACACCAGAACAGAAGACAACATCTATGA gAGAGCTTCCAGCACCAGATCCAGGATTGTATATAAACTGTGATAAGGACATTCCAGAGGAGGATGACTTCAACAGCTTGTGGTCCACTGCTTCatccttcatcttcctcttcctctttacTGTCATTTACAGCACTGCCCTCAGCCTCTTCAAG ATGAAATGA
- the LOC140573509 gene encoding uncharacterized protein isoform X1 yields MVQYPAVQMRGGKFTAVSHVRVKASDWEAEKPFTCQAEHPAISASAPMKTTLQKRGRSPSNVSLKINPPSAKDLFEHSKATITCVITGDDKNEVDGAVVSWTVGGSRRESSGTDNVKQTTPPFTKTSSLTLDQSEWFSGSEVECSTEREKTPFSDKIKVKKGGKPSIVFYKPEKDVRDTDTVSLLCEVRSSGLGDVYVMWKMNNGQYMEGSSTVYINEKNTAVVLSYLTVSGRAYNSAQFTCAVKDPNMVAGATPEQKTTSMNDFSLKINPPSAKDLFVRNTATITCVVTGDNKNEVDGAIVSWTVGGSRRRSSGTDNVKQTTPPFTKTSSLTLDQSEWFSGSEVECSTEKEKTPFSDKIKVKKGGKPSIIFYKPEKDVKDTDTVSLLCEVRSSDLGDVYVMWKMNNGQYMEGSSTVHINEKNTAVVLSYLTVSGKDYNSAQFACAVKDPNMVSGATPEQKTTSMNDFSLKINPPSAKDLFEQNKATITCVVTGDNKNEVGGSIVSWTVGGRRRGSSGTDNVKQTTPPFTKTSSLTLDQSEWFSGSEVKCSTEREKTPFSDKIKVKKGGKPSIVFYKPEKEVRDTETVSLLCEVRSSGLGDVYVMWKMNNGQYMEGSSTVHINEKNTAVVLSYLTVSGKEYNSAQFACVVKDPNMVAGATPEQKTTSMTDFSLKINPPSAKDLFVRNKATITCVVTGDSKNEVDGAVVSWTVGGRRRESSGTDNVKQTTSPFTKTSSLTLDQSEWFSGSEVECSTEREKTPFSDKIKVKKGGKPSIVFYKPEKEVRDTETVSLLCEVRSSDLGDVYVMWKMNNGQYMEGSSTVHINEKNTAVVLSYLTVSGKEYNSAQFACAVKDPNTVAGATPEQKTTSMDDFSLKINPPSAKDLFVRNKATITCVVTGDNKNEVDGAIVSWTVGGSRRRNSGTDHVKQTTPPFTKTSSLTLDQSEWFSGTEVMCSTEREKTPFSDKIKVKKGGKPSIVFYKPEKDVKDTETVSLLCEVRSSDLGDVYVMWKMNNGQYMEGSSTVHINEKNTAVVLSYLTVSGKDYNSAQFACAVKDPNMVAGATPEQKTTSMTVFSLKINPPSAKDLFVHNKATITCVVTGDSKNEVDGAVVSWTVGGRRRESSGTDNVKQTTSPFTKTSSLTLDQSEWFSGSEVECSTEREKTPFSDKIKVKKGGKPSIVFYKPEKEVRDTETVSLLCEVRSSDLGDVYVMWKMNNGQYMEGSSTVHTNEKNTAVVLSYLTVSGKEYNSAQFACAVKDPNTVAGATPEQKTTSMDDFSLKINPPSAKDLFVRNKATITCVVTGDNKNEVDGAIVSWTVGGSRRRSSGTDHVKQTTPPFTKTSSLTLDQSEWFSGTEVKCSTEREKTPFSDKIKVKKGGKPSIVFYKPEKDVKDTETVSLLCEVRSSDLGDVYVMWKMNNGQYMEGSSTVHINEKNTAVVLSYLTVSGKDYNSAQFACVVKDPNMVAGATPEQKTTSMTVFSLKINPPSAKDLFVHNKATITCLVTGDNKNEVDGAVVSWTVGGSRRESSGTDNVKQTTPPFTKTSSLTLDQSEWFSGSEVECSTEREKTPFSDKIKVKKGGKRPSILLYKPDKHVKDTERVSLLCEVSSSDLGDVYVMWKRNNDQYMEGNSTVHINEKNTAVVLSFLTVSGMEYNSAQFACAVKDPNMVAGATPEQKTTSMRELPAPDPGLYINCDKDIPEEDDFNSLWSTASSFIFLFLFTVIYSTALSLFKVNNLQCKNAK; encoded by the exons ATGGTGCAGTACCCAGCTGTGCAGATGCGGGGTGGCAAGTTCACAGCTGTGAGCCATGTGCGAGTCAAGGCCTCAGACTGGGAAGCAGAAAAGCCATTTACGTGCCAGGCGGAACATCCAGCTATCTCTGCAAGTGCACCTATGAAAACGACCCTGCAAAAGCGAG GGCGCTCTCCATCAAATGTCTCTCTGAAGATCAATCCACCATCAGCGAAGGATCTCTTTGAACATAGTAAAGCTACAATCACCTGTGTCATAACTGGTGATGATAAGAACGAAGTGGATGGAGCAGTCGTGTCATGGACAGTTGGAGGCAGCAGACGTGAAAGTAGTGGAACAGATAATGTTAAACAGACAACACCACCTTTTACTAAGACTAGCAGTTTGACCCTTGATCAGTCTGAATGGTTTTCGGGGTCAGAAGTGGAGTGCTCTACTGAAAGGGAAAAAACACCATTCTCAGACAAAATTAAGGTGAAGAAAGGAG GAAAACCTTCTATTGTCTTCTACAAACCTGAGAAGGACgtcagagacacagacactGTCTCCCTGTTGTGTGAGGTCAGGAGCTCTGGTCTGGGGGATGTGTATGTGATGTGGAAAATGAACAACGGTCAGTACATGGAAGGCAGCAGCACAGTTTATATCAACgaaaagaacacagcagttgTCCTCAGCTACTTAACTGTGTCTGGGAGGGCGTACAACAGTGCACAGTTCACTTGTGCTGTAAAAGACCCCAACATGGTGGCAGGAGCCACACCAGAACAGAAGACAACATCTATGA aTGACTTCTCTCTAAAGATCAATCCACCATCAGCGAAGGATCTCTTTGTACGTAATACAGCTACAATCACCTGTGTCGTAACTGGTGATAATAAGAACGAAGTGGATGGAGCAATCGTGTCATGGACAGTTGGAGGCAGCAGACGTAGAAGTAGTGGAACAGACAATGTTAAACAGACAACACCACCTTTTACTAAGACTAGCAGTTTGACCCTTGATCAGTCTGAATGGTTTTCGGGGTCAGAAGTGGAGTGCTctactgaaaaagaaaaaactccaTTCTCAGACAAAATTAAGGTGAAGAAAGGAG GCAAACCTTCTATTATCTTCTACAAACCTGAGAAAGACGTCAAAGACACAGACACTGTCTCCCTGTTGTGTGAGGTCAGGAGCTCTGATCTGGGGGATGTGTATGTGATGTGGAAAATGAACAACGGTCAGTACATGGAAGGCAGCAGCACAGTTCACATCaatgaaaagaacacagcagttgTCCTCAGCTACTTAACTGTGTCTGGAAAGGATTACAACAGTGCACAGTTTGCTTGTGCAGTGAAAGACCCCAACATGGTATCAGGAGCCACACCAGAACAGAAGACAACATCTATGA atgACTTCTCTCTAAAGATCAATCCACCATCAGCGAAGGATCTCTTTGAACAAAATAAAGCTACAATCACCTGTGTCGTAACTGGTGATAATAAGAACGAAGTGGGTGGATCAATCGTGTCATGGACAGTTGGAGGCAGAAGACGTGGAAGTAGTGGAACAGATAATGTTAAACAGACAACACCACCTTTTACTAAGACTAGCAGTTTGACCCTCGATCAGTCTGAATGGTTTTCAGGGTCAGAAGTGAAGTGCTCTACTGAAAGGGAAAAAACACCATTCTCAGACAAAATTAAGGTGAAGAAAGGAG GCAAACCATCTATTGTCTTCTACAAACCTGAGAAGGAAGTCAGAGACACTGAGACGGTCTCCCTGTTGTGTGAGGTCAGGAGCTCTGGTCTGGGGGATGTGTATGTGATGTGGAAAATGAACAACGGTCAGTACATGGAAGGCAGCAGCACAGTTCACATCaatgaaaagaacacagcagttgTCCTCAGCTACTTAACTGTGTCTGGAAAGGAGTACAACAGTGCACAGTTTGCTTGTGTAGTGAAAGACCCCAACATGGTAGCAGGAGCCACACCAGAACAGAAGACAACATCTATGA CTGACTTCTCTCTAAAGATCAATCCACCATCAGCGAAGGATCTCTTTGTACGTAATAAAGCTACAATCACCTGTGTCGTAACTGGTGATAGTAAGAACGAAGTGGATGGAGCAGTCGTGTCATGGACAGTTGGAGGCAGAAGACGTGAAAGTAGTGGAACAGATAATGTTAAACAGACAACATCACCTTTTACTAAGACTAGTAGTTTGACCCTCGATCAGTCTGAATGGTTTTCGGGGTCAGAAGTGGAGTGCTCTACTGAAAGGGAAAAAACACCATTCTCAGACAAAATTAAGGTGAAGAAAGGAG GCAAACCATCTATTGTCTTCTACAAACCTGAGAAGGAAGTTAGAGACACTGAGACTGTTTCCCTGTTGTGTGAGGTCAGGAGCTCTGATCTGGGGGATGTGTATGTGATGTGGAAAATGAACAACGGTCAGTACATGGAAGGCAGCAGCACAGTTCATATCaatgaaaagaacacagcagttgTCCTCAGCTACTTAACTGTGTCTGGAAAGGAGTACAACAGTGCACAGTTTGCTTGTGCAGTGAAAGACCCCAACACGGTGGCAGGAGCCACACCAGAACAGAAGACAACATCTATGG aTGACTTTTCTCTGAAGATCAATCCACCATCTGCGAAGGATCTCTTTGTACGTAATAAAGCTACAATCACCTGTGTAGTAACTGGTGATAATAAGAACGAAGTGGATGGAGCAATCGTGTCATGGACAGTTGGAGGCAGCAGACGTAGAAATAGTGGAACAGATCATGTTAAACAGACAACACCACCTTTTACTAAAACTAGTAGTTTGACCCTCGATCAGTCTGAATGGTTTTCAGGTACAGAAGTGATGTGCTCCACTGAAAGGGAGAAAACACCATTCTCAGACAAAATTAAGGTGAAGAAAGGAG GCAAACCTTCTATTGTCTTCTACAAACCTGAGAAGGACGTCAAAGACACAGAGACGGTCTCCCTGTTGTGTGAGGTCAGGAGCTCTGATCTGGGGGATGTGTATGTCATGTGGAAAATGAACAACGGTCAGTACATGGAAGGCAGCAGCACAGTTCACATCaatgaaaagaacacagcagttgTCCTCAGCTACTTAACTGTGTCTGGAAAGGATTACAACAGTGCACAGTTTGCTTGTGCAGTGAAAGACCCCAACATGGTGGCAGGAGCCACACCAGAACAAAAGACAACATCTATGA CTGTCTTCTCTCTAAAGATCAATCCACCATCAGCGAAGGATCTCTTTGTACATAATAAAGCTACAATCACCTGTGTCGTAACTGGTGATAGTAAGAACGAAGTGGATGGAGCAGTCGTGTCATGGACAGTTGGAGGCAGAAGACGTGAAAGTAGTGGAACAGATAATGTTAAACAGACAACATCACCTTTTACTAAGACTAGTAGTTTGACCCTCGATCAGTCTGAATGGTTTTCGGGGTCAGAAGTGGAGTGCTCTACTGAAAGGGAAAAAACACCATTCTCAGACAAAATTAAGGTGAAGAAAGGAG GCAAACCATCTATTGTCTTCTACAAACCTGAGAAGGAAGTTAGAGACACTGAGACTGTTTCCCTGTTGTGTGAGGTCAGGAGCTCTGATCTGGGGGATGTGTATGTGATGTGGAAAATGAACAACGGTCAGTACATGGAAGGCAGCAGCACAGTTCACACCaatgaaaagaacacagcagttgTCCTCAGCTACTTAACTGTGTCTGGAAAGGAGTACAACAGTGCACAGTTTGCATGTGCAGTGAAAGACCCCAACACGGTGGCAGGAGCCACACCAGAACAGAAGACAACATCTATGG aTGACTTTTCTCTGAAGATCAATCCACCATCTGCAAAGGATCTCTTTGTACGTAATAAAGCTACAATCACCTGTGTAGTAACTGGTGATAATAAGAACGAAGTGGATGGAGCAATCGTGTCATGGACAGTTGGAGGCAGCAGACGTAGAAGTAGTGGAACAGATCATGTTAAACAGACAACACCACCTTTTACTAAAACTAGTAGTTTGACCCTCGATCAGTCTGAATGGTTTTCAGGTACAGAAGTGAAGTGCTCCACTGAAAGGGAGAAAACACCATTCTCAGACAAAATTAAGGTGAAGAAAGGAG GCAAACCTTCTATTGTCTTCTACAAACCTGAGAAGGACGTCAAAGACACAGAGACGGTCTCCCTGTTGTGTGAGGTCAGGAGCTCTGATCTGGGGGATGTGTATGTGATGTGGAAAATGAACAACGGTCAGTACATGGAAGGCAGCAGCACAGTTCACATCaatgaaaagaacacagcagttgTCCTCAGCTACTTAACTGTGTCTGGAAAGGATTACAACAGTGCACAGTTTGCTTGTGTAGTGAAAGACCCCAACATGGTGGCAGGAGCCACACCAGAACAGAAGACAACATCTATGA CTGTCTTCTCTCTAAAGATCAATCCACCATCAGCGAAGGATCTCTTTGTACATAATAAAGCTACAATCACCTGTCTCGTAACTGGTGATAATAAGAACGAAGTGGATGGAGCAGTCGTGTCATGGACAGTTGGAGGCAGCAGACGTGAAAGCAGTGGAACAGATAATGTTAAACAGACAACACCACCTTTTACTAAGACTAGCAGTTTGACCCTCGATCAGTCTGAATGGTTTTCGGGGTCAGAAGTGGAGTGCTCTACTGAAAGGGAAAAAACACCATTCTCAGACAAAATTAAGGTGAAGAAAGGAG GCAAACGTCCTTCCATTCTCTTGTACAAACCTGATAAGCATGTCAAAGACACAGAGAGGGTCTCCCTGTTGTGTGAGGTCAGCAGCTCTGATCTGGGGGATGTGTATGTCATGTGGAAAAGGAACAACGATCAGTACATGGAAGGCAACAGCACAGTTCACATCAACgaaaagaacacagcagttgTCCTCAGCTTCTTAACTGTGTCTGGAATGGAGTACAACAGTGCACAGTTTGCTTGTGCAGTGAAAGACCCCAACATGGTAGCAGGAGCCACACCAGAACAGAAGACAACATCTATGA gAGAGCTTCCAGCACCAGATCCAGGATTGTATATAAACTGTGATAAGGACATTCCAGAGGAGGATGACTTCAACAGCTTGTGGTCCACTGCTTCatccttcatcttcctcttcctctttacTGTCATTTACAGCACTGCCCTCAGCCTCTTCAAGGTAAACAATTTGCAGtgtaaaaatgcaaaataa